A portion of the Chromobacterium sp. IIBBL 290-4 genome contains these proteins:
- a CDS encoding antibiotic biosynthesis monooxygenase, whose translation MIVEIVRLRVKPGQLQAFETAWAEASGRYLRGKPGYQAHKLGRQLETERDYVLAVQWDSLDAHLAFMAHADFQPFAQSFWHFFDGEPDLIHFQPNPAL comes from the coding sequence ATGATCGTCGAAATCGTCCGCCTGCGCGTCAAACCGGGCCAACTGCAAGCCTTCGAAACCGCCTGGGCCGAGGCTTCCGGCCGCTATCTGCGCGGCAAGCCTGGCTATCAGGCGCACAAGTTGGGCCGCCAGTTGGAAACCGAACGCGACTACGTGCTGGCCGTGCAGTGGGACAGCCTGGACGCGCACCTCGCCTTCATGGCCCACGCCGACTTCCAGCCCTTCGCCCAAAGCTTCTGGCACTTCTTCGACGGCGAGCCGGACCTGATCCACTTC